In Candidatus Sedimenticola sp. (ex Thyasira tokunagai), the following proteins share a genomic window:
- a CDS encoding ThiF family adenylyltransferase, whose translation MDYEAITQYLVAKGYDARQETVDDAGCVTVRIDVCGLQVELVHFERKEFSELPHFLLRDCDQYGTVAHVLEIDRSGYGHICVGDRDSISVNYEQPHLAVEASLQRHIELISKAIEDAEWNEQELVREFLSNWNTILSGSDPRLILAAKEKHLELMQVFNPAKGKKFGYGSYHLGITEHAAELSELSDIDPTSTSSRSLAGDGYVIPLGALSPPPVSRDDLAAWYLRAISTLPSDEFSKLEKLVSRRRSRSFWVVFNGDTTSGTAWFGVILKPKGKGKRTLPIKSTALTDWSIKPTRLTVFNKKGFSRVGGNTSLSEKSVLLVGCGSVGGEIAYKLASSGVGNLFLIDPDVYSLENLYRHVLDDWLVGAGKAFGLSMTIQSKYPWTKCKHDTSRLLDLRHKAVLESFDLVVIAIGSPTQERLFHDFLIENNVSIPVINTWVEGYGVGGHATLDLPNSKGCLRCAYVDQSDLSRGLASNLNFLEANQDVTVNHAGCGELFLPYGAINAAQTAVIASDLAIHLLNGTILKSCKVSWKGDDVEALEAGLSTTHRYQAFNKSLQHLPLYDENCDICNDN comes from the coding sequence GTGGATTACGAAGCAATCACTCAATACCTTGTCGCTAAAGGCTACGATGCAAGGCAGGAAACGGTCGATGACGCTGGATGCGTAACAGTCCGTATTGATGTCTGCGGGTTGCAGGTTGAGTTAGTTCACTTTGAAAGAAAAGAGTTCTCTGAACTCCCCCACTTCCTTCTCCGGGATTGTGATCAGTACGGAACTGTTGCCCATGTACTGGAGATAGATCGCTCCGGCTATGGACATATTTGCGTTGGTGACAGGGACTCTATTTCGGTCAATTACGAACAACCACATTTGGCCGTAGAAGCATCTCTGCAACGGCATATTGAACTGATTAGCAAAGCTATCGAAGACGCAGAATGGAACGAGCAAGAACTGGTACGTGAATTTCTCTCGAATTGGAACACAATTTTAAGCGGCTCAGATCCTCGTCTAATTCTTGCAGCTAAAGAAAAGCACCTCGAACTCATGCAGGTTTTTAACCCTGCAAAAGGCAAGAAGTTCGGTTACGGTTCCTATCATCTGGGCATAACTGAGCACGCTGCCGAGCTCTCCGAATTATCTGATATCGATCCTACGAGTACCTCCAGTCGGTCTCTGGCTGGTGATGGTTACGTAATCCCACTAGGTGCACTGTCACCACCTCCTGTTTCACGTGACGACTTGGCGGCTTGGTACCTGCGTGCGATTTCCACCCTGCCTTCGGATGAGTTTAGTAAGCTGGAAAAACTGGTTTCCCGGCGCCGATCTCGGAGTTTCTGGGTCGTATTCAATGGTGATACTACGTCTGGTACTGCGTGGTTTGGTGTTATCTTAAAGCCAAAAGGCAAGGGAAAAAGAACCTTGCCTATAAAGAGCACAGCCTTAACTGACTGGTCGATAAAGCCGACCCGGTTAACTGTTTTTAACAAAAAAGGATTCTCCCGCGTGGGGGGCAATACCTCCCTTTCAGAAAAATCCGTGCTTCTTGTCGGGTGTGGTTCTGTTGGCGGGGAAATCGCATACAAGCTTGCCTCATCAGGCGTAGGCAACCTTTTCTTGATTGATCCCGATGTCTACTCGCTGGAGAATCTTTACCGTCACGTACTGGATGACTGGTTGGTCGGAGCTGGAAAAGCATTTGGTCTGTCCATGACCATACAGTCCAAGTACCCATGGACTAAATGCAAACATGACACCTCACGTCTGCTCGATCTACGGCATAAGGCCGTCCTGGAATCTTTCGACTTGGTGGTGATCGCAATAGGCTCACCGACTCAAGAGCGGCTATTTCACGACTTTCTCATTGAAAACAACGTCTCAATACCAGTAATCAATACTTGGGTAGAAGGTTATGGAGTTGGTGGACACGCGACGCTCGATCTGCCCAATTCAAAAGGTTGTCTTCGATGTGCATATGTTGACCAGTCAGACCTTAGCAGGGGTCTTGCCTCAAACTTAAACTTCCTGGAAGCGAATCAAGATGTGACCGTGAATCACGCCGGTTGTGGAGAATTGTTTCTGCCCTATGGAGCGATCAACGCAGCCCAAACCGCAGTTATTGCTTCTGATCTAGCGATCCACTTATTGAACGGCACAATCTTAAAATCTTGCAAAGTAAGTTGGAAAGGAGATGATGTGGAAGCCTTAGAGGCTGGATTGAGTACAACGCATCGCTACCAGGCTTTTAATAAATCATTACAACACCTACCACTGTACGATGAAAACTGTGATATTTGCAATGACAACTGA
- a CDS encoding SAVED domain-containing protein, whose product MSNTSPGFPLNQAVQPPLEDLALIDAHIRLLEAVTDWSDVGILIDEGNKATLILLLNGQDISAVLRFCLSADDSARAIDLLRRASGKVYFGAWQGHILEHEEIHSLDDIQRIWLNIPDQIVVFSTDDVRDFFTRIEDESIQKGRNAPFSTPTKRAVMLASHGRCMFEGCGENLGFDPHTGTEGNFAYLAHNVASSENGPRGVVGLSEKLSDDPSNVLLLCDKHHRLVDKVAAADYPAERLSRMRREFCETADRLLTGLKYQPIPAFAVLWPFNQQTIAPPSPVQIAQSLSKINARLDGQINVVSDNDEILRASDPGIRSRLMPTIISSAAETIRMQAGGFKHRAALFAFGLMPSLIALGAKLGNKNEIVPMLRYRDGGQWTWPSDEPTGKCYEIIGLEELTDSEHEVVLILAFTADPEPANAVARNLSDEQGIKTVKVKAKPEFQGNGAIAHPADGMEFMKDMQALLHTLTDKHQVNQFHVLPCASNATCVFFGQAYDKHHPNLLVYDFNNGMMRPELLISNNGEGCSISAV is encoded by the coding sequence GTGAGCAACACATCACCAGGGTTTCCTCTGAACCAGGCAGTTCAGCCCCCGCTAGAAGATCTTGCGCTAATCGATGCACATATACGACTTCTCGAGGCTGTTACTGATTGGTCGGATGTCGGCATTCTGATTGATGAAGGCAACAAGGCAACTCTTATCCTGCTACTCAATGGTCAAGATATTTCAGCGGTGCTTCGCTTTTGCCTTTCTGCAGATGACAGCGCTCGGGCAATAGACTTACTCAGGCGTGCTTCAGGGAAGGTCTACTTTGGTGCTTGGCAAGGGCATATTCTTGAACATGAAGAAATCCATTCACTGGATGATATTCAGCGTATATGGCTAAACATTCCTGACCAAATTGTCGTATTCAGCACCGATGATGTGCGTGATTTTTTCACACGAATAGAAGATGAATCTATTCAGAAAGGGCGTAATGCGCCGTTTAGCACCCCGACAAAACGGGCTGTCATGCTCGCAAGCCATGGGCGTTGCATGTTTGAAGGCTGTGGCGAGAATTTAGGGTTTGATCCGCATACTGGTACCGAGGGGAACTTTGCGTACTTGGCGCATAATGTTGCTTCGTCTGAAAACGGTCCACGGGGTGTTGTCGGGCTATCGGAAAAATTGTCCGATGACCCGAGTAACGTCCTTTTACTGTGTGACAAGCATCACAGGCTAGTCGACAAAGTAGCTGCTGCAGATTATCCAGCCGAACGTCTGTCACGCATGCGCCGTGAATTCTGTGAAACAGCAGACCGTTTGCTCACCGGTCTGAAATATCAACCAATTCCAGCTTTTGCGGTTCTTTGGCCATTTAACCAACAAACCATTGCGCCACCTTCGCCGGTTCAGATCGCGCAAAGCCTCTCGAAAATTAATGCGCGACTGGATGGCCAGATTAACGTGGTATCTGACAATGACGAGATACTGAGGGCTTCTGACCCCGGCATTCGGTCACGATTAATGCCTACGATTATATCGTCAGCTGCCGAAACAATACGTATGCAGGCAGGAGGATTCAAACATCGCGCTGCATTATTTGCTTTTGGCCTAATGCCATCATTGATCGCACTAGGGGCAAAACTTGGGAACAAGAACGAAATCGTTCCAATGCTGCGGTACAGAGACGGGGGCCAATGGACCTGGCCTAGCGATGAACCGACAGGCAAGTGTTACGAAATAATAGGCCTAGAAGAACTGACTGATTCCGAGCATGAAGTAGTTTTGATACTCGCGTTCACTGCTGATCCGGAACCAGCGAACGCGGTCGCTCGGAACTTATCTGATGAACAAGGTATTAAAACAGTCAAAGTAAAAGCAAAACCAGAATTCCAGGGTAACGGTGCGATTGCTCATCCTGCAGATGGGATGGAGTTTATGAAGGACATGCAAGCGTTGCTGCATACACTTACAGACAAGCATCAGGTCAACCAGTTTCATGTACTTCCTTGCGCATCAAATGCCACTTGTGTCTTCTTTGGACAAGCCTATGACAAGCATCATCCGAATCTGCTTGTGTATGACTTCAACAATGGGATGATGAGGCCAGAATTGCTTATATCCAACAATGGAGAAGGATGCTCCATCTCTGCGGTTTAG
- a CDS encoding conjugative transfer ATPase, producing MLAKLAALLNIHTSNNSVGGHMPQKPGGPTPVAAEHEPVPMSRVQAMYERPPSFTGLLPWMDFSEEHHCVLLEDGISVGAWLELTPVGCEARPEAFMEQLHEGLKDALTDSFPELSESPWIVQFYVHDDPALHALQQQVRNYANHHAQGTVFTEDYLQRLNEHLTDIGRPGGLFVDTAITGGPWRGNRRQVFATVYRRIPYSQQKAFRSTLFGLEAPPWEELDDVVEKFSSALQSAGVGVHRCQGSEFHNWLIRFFNPRPSVTEGDVDALLEIIPYAADNEERPAGFDLSDGLIWSELPRSDLKTATWWFDGLPHRCVTLQGLRKPPRIGHITAERKGGEHIYALFDRLPESTVLSMTLVIRPQDEILNHIAQIKRASVGDSADAQLTGEDAEAAEFEMAQGNKIYPLTTSFYLRGENLQDLRLRTNQLNARLASSGLIPIPEGSDLLALDSFIRNLPNNHEPQIDKLSRRSRMTFTRDSASMLPLYGRSRGTGNPGFLFYNRGGEPFTFDPLHREDRKQNAHMLILGPTGAGKSAMLVYLIMQVLAIHRPRIFIIEAGNSFGLLCQHCATQGLSVNQVTLTPNSDVSLPPFADALQLLDEVIAHEAVLVEELDDPEEMEAADGPEDGGRDILGEMEIAARIMITGGDERESARMTRPDRLMIREAILNAARNVRSTGRDQVLTEDVVEALREIGRDTTLPERKRERATDMGDSLALFCTGIEGRFFNRPGTSWPEADVTHLEMGIFAREGYEDKLTVAYIGIMNHINDLVEREQHDDRPTIVITDEGHIITTNPLLAPYVVKLTKMWRKLGCWLWLATQNLEDFPDASKKMLNMMEWWLCLVMPKEEVEQIARFKALTDEQRTMLLSAHKEMGKYVEGVVLSNTVQALFRNVPPALALALAMTEKHEKAERALIMQGAKL from the coding sequence ATGCTCGCCAAGCTCGCTGCACTGCTCAATATCCACACGAGCAATAATTCCGTTGGTGGCCATATGCCGCAGAAGCCAGGTGGCCCCACACCGGTAGCCGCTGAACACGAGCCAGTGCCCATGTCCAGGGTCCAGGCAATGTATGAGCGGCCACCCTCCTTCACCGGCTTGCTACCATGGATGGATTTTTCCGAGGAACACCATTGCGTACTGTTGGAGGACGGCATCAGCGTTGGGGCCTGGCTGGAACTGACGCCGGTCGGCTGCGAGGCGCGGCCGGAGGCGTTCATGGAACAACTGCACGAAGGGCTCAAGGATGCGCTGACCGATTCTTTTCCCGAGCTGTCTGAATCCCCTTGGATCGTACAGTTTTATGTGCATGACGATCCGGCCCTGCATGCCCTGCAACAGCAAGTGCGCAACTATGCCAACCACCATGCCCAGGGCACAGTGTTTACCGAAGACTATTTGCAACGCCTGAACGAGCACCTGACAGATATCGGGCGGCCTGGCGGTCTGTTTGTCGATACCGCCATCACCGGCGGCCCCTGGCGCGGCAACCGGCGCCAGGTGTTTGCTACCGTCTACCGGCGTATTCCCTACTCGCAGCAGAAGGCCTTTCGGTCGACACTGTTTGGTTTGGAGGCCCCGCCCTGGGAGGAGCTGGACGATGTGGTGGAAAAATTCAGCTCCGCCCTGCAGAGTGCCGGTGTAGGGGTGCACCGCTGTCAGGGCAGCGAGTTTCACAACTGGCTGATCCGTTTTTTTAATCCACGGCCATCCGTTACCGAAGGAGACGTGGATGCTCTGCTGGAGATAATCCCTTACGCCGCTGACAATGAAGAAAGGCCTGCCGGTTTTGATCTATCCGATGGGCTAATCTGGTCCGAGTTGCCGCGCTCCGACTTAAAGACCGCCACCTGGTGGTTTGACGGCCTGCCTCACCGTTGCGTCACTTTGCAGGGGCTGAGAAAACCACCCCGGATCGGTCATATCACGGCCGAGCGCAAAGGCGGTGAGCACATCTACGCCCTGTTTGATCGGCTGCCGGAGAGCACCGTGCTTTCCATGACCCTGGTGATCCGGCCCCAGGACGAGATCCTCAACCACATCGCTCAGATCAAACGCGCCTCAGTAGGTGACAGCGCCGATGCCCAGCTCACAGGAGAGGATGCAGAGGCGGCGGAGTTTGAGATGGCCCAGGGCAACAAGATCTATCCTCTGACCACCAGCTTCTACCTGCGGGGCGAGAATCTGCAAGACCTGCGGCTACGCACCAACCAGTTGAATGCCCGGCTCGCATCCAGCGGCCTGATTCCCATCCCGGAAGGCTCTGATCTGCTGGCGCTGGATAGCTTCATCCGTAACCTGCCCAATAACCACGAACCCCAGATCGACAAGCTTTCCCGCCGTTCACGCATGACCTTCACCAGGGACAGCGCCAGCATGCTGCCCCTCTACGGCCGCTCGCGCGGTACGGGGAATCCGGGGTTCCTGTTCTACAACCGTGGCGGCGAACCCTTCACCTTCGACCCCCTGCACCGCGAGGACCGCAAACAGAATGCCCATATGCTGATCCTGGGACCCACCGGCGCAGGCAAGTCCGCCATGCTGGTCTACCTGATCATGCAGGTGCTAGCCATTCACCGGCCACGTATTTTCATCATTGAGGCCGGCAACTCCTTCGGACTGTTATGCCAACACTGCGCGACCCAGGGGCTTTCAGTAAACCAGGTAACCCTGACACCAAACTCGGATGTGAGCCTGCCTCCGTTCGCGGATGCCCTGCAGCTGCTGGATGAGGTGATTGCCCACGAAGCTGTGTTGGTAGAAGAGCTGGATGACCCGGAGGAGATGGAGGCTGCCGACGGACCTGAAGATGGCGGCCGCGACATCCTTGGAGAAATGGAGATCGCTGCCCGTATCATGATCACCGGCGGCGACGAGCGGGAGTCCGCCCGTATGACCCGGCCGGACCGGCTGATGATCCGCGAGGCCATTCTCAACGCCGCACGCAACGTCCGGTCAACTGGACGCGACCAGGTCCTGACCGAGGACGTGGTCGAGGCCCTGCGCGAGATCGGTCGGGATACCACTCTGCCGGAACGCAAGCGTGAGCGGGCCACCGACATGGGCGATTCCCTGGCCCTGTTCTGCACCGGCATCGAGGGCCGGTTCTTCAATCGCCCAGGTACCAGCTGGCCGGAGGCAGACGTCACCCACCTGGAGATGGGCATCTTCGCCCGCGAAGGCTACGAGGATAAATTGACCGTGGCCTATATCGGCATCATGAACCACATCAACGATCTGGTGGAGCGTGAACAGCACGATGACAGACCTACCATTGTCATCACCGACGAGGGGCATATCATCACCACCAATCCCTTGCTCGCCCCCTACGTGGTAAAGCTCACCAAGATGTGGCGCAAACTCGGCTGCTGGCTGTGGCTCGCCACCCAGAACCTGGAGGACTTTCCAGACGCCTCCAAGAAGATGCTGAACATGATGGAATGGTGGCTCTGCCTAGTGATGCCCAAGGAGGAGGTAGAACAGATCGCCCGCTTCAAAGCCCTCACCGATGAGCAGCGTACCATGCTACTTTCGGCGCACAAGGAGATGGGGAAATATGTGGAGGGCGTGGTGCTCTCGAACACTGTGCAGGCTCTGTTTCGTAATGTACCGCCGGCCCTGGCTCTGGCGTTGGCCATGACAGAAAAACATGAGAAAGCAGAGCGTGCCCTGATTATGCAGGGAGCAAAACTGTAG
- a CDS encoding TIGR03751 family conjugal transfer lipoprotein has protein sequence MPTRPIRTILPASISIIFVALLGGCSTTSKEEILPQAGPTMQETYEGHFKRLNQNSIENMRNAGGRDISPGDGNLHGYTRNSSHEIDNLFPRLPNPTLVMFIYPHLAGAGGNPVPGYATAFPMYEGVEYALPGEVPVPVESTILKLKK, from the coding sequence ATGCCAACCAGACCGATCCGCACCATACTGCCCGCCTCGATTAGCATTATATTCGTGGCACTGCTCGGCGGCTGCTCCACCACCAGCAAGGAGGAGATCCTGCCCCAGGCTGGCCCGACCATGCAGGAGACATATGAAGGACATTTCAAGCGGCTGAACCAGAACAGCATCGAAAACATGCGGAATGCTGGCGGCCGAGACATCAGCCCAGGAGATGGAAACCTGCACGGCTATACCCGCAATTCCAGCCACGAAATCGACAACCTGTTCCCACGCCTGCCCAACCCCACACTGGTGATGTTCATCTATCCCCACCTGGCGGGAGCTGGCGGCAACCCGGTGCCCGGCTACGCCACGGCCTTCCCAATGTATGAAGGGGTGGAATACGCCCTGCCGGGCGAGGTTCCCGTGCCTGTCGAGTCGACAATATTAAAATTGAAAAAGTAG
- a CDS encoding TIGR03752 family integrating conjugative element protein encodes MSVSAKSNPVLWVIGGAVALMAFFVFFKSGDNGLGEVGMEEGVHQAPSPDADTPAETIRTLTARVAEMTSQVGALRKENVQLLRHSEEIKNDVTARIRNELRSDQANLDRRDDGVMNTITRRIDTLATQLDTLSTSGNTQGAGDIPVGLGYGGGISAGQPTDIWVEPLDLPTEDPTGKGRTSRTLLGNQSKALKEGLLDTELPNITPEPKKPVYTLPRNATLIGSVAWTALVGRIPIKGVVQDPMKFKVIVGRENLAANGIRIPGVDGMVFSGTATGDWTLSCVSGKVDSVTFVFDDGTINTASADDKGSRSNQQGSLGWISDQRGYPCVSGTRVTNAHQFLTGRVGLLAMKAAAEAAAAAETTTSVSEQTGTATSNVTGDVGTYTIGKAISGGSEEIAKWLEERQSQSFDVVYAEPGVEIAIHLDREIPIDYDPQGRRVFYANQTDPHHTARLD; translated from the coding sequence ATGTCGGTTAGCGCCAAATCCAACCCTGTACTCTGGGTGATCGGTGGTGCGGTCGCCTTGATGGCATTCTTTGTGTTTTTTAAATCGGGGGATAACGGGCTGGGTGAAGTGGGCATGGAGGAAGGCGTACACCAGGCCCCCTCCCCCGATGCGGATACCCCGGCCGAGACCATCCGCACCCTGACCGCACGGGTGGCCGAAATGACCAGCCAGGTCGGCGCACTGCGCAAGGAGAACGTACAACTACTGCGCCATAGTGAAGAGATCAAGAACGACGTCACTGCCCGGATCAGAAACGAGCTACGCTCTGATCAGGCCAACCTGGATCGCAGGGATGATGGTGTGATGAACACTATCACCCGCCGCATCGATACCCTGGCGACTCAACTGGATACCCTCAGCACCTCCGGGAACACCCAGGGTGCGGGGGATATCCCGGTGGGACTGGGCTATGGTGGCGGTATCTCTGCTGGTCAGCCAACCGACATCTGGGTGGAACCACTGGATCTTCCAACGGAGGACCCAACAGGCAAAGGTCGCACCAGCCGCACCCTGCTCGGCAACCAATCTAAGGCCCTGAAGGAGGGCCTCCTGGACACAGAACTCCCAAACATCACTCCGGAACCGAAAAAACCGGTCTACACCCTGCCGCGCAATGCCACCCTGATCGGCTCGGTGGCCTGGACCGCCCTGGTGGGGCGCATCCCCATCAAGGGCGTGGTGCAGGACCCCATGAAGTTCAAGGTCATCGTCGGTCGTGAGAACCTGGCGGCCAATGGTATTCGCATCCCCGGTGTGGACGGCATGGTGTTCTCGGGAACAGCCACTGGCGACTGGACGCTGTCGTGTGTCAGCGGCAAGGTCGATTCGGTCACCTTCGTATTCGATGACGGTACCATCAACACTGCCTCAGCCGACGACAAAGGCAGCAGGAGTAACCAGCAGGGCAGCCTGGGCTGGATCTCCGACCAGCGCGGTTATCCCTGTGTTTCCGGCACCCGTGTCACCAACGCCCACCAGTTCCTGACCGGTCGGGTGGGCCTGTTGGCGATGAAGGCAGCGGCAGAGGCCGCAGCTGCCGCGGAGACCACCACATCGGTCTCGGAGCAGACCGGTACCGCCACCTCCAACGTCACCGGCGATGTTGGCACCTATACCATTGGTAAAGCCATCAGTGGTGGTTCCGAAGAGATAGCCAAGTGGCTCGAAGAGCGCCAGTCCCAATCCTTTGATGTGGTCTACGCCGAGCCCGGCGTCGAGATCGCCATCCACCTCGACAGGGAGATCCCCATTGATTACGACCCGCAAGGCAGGAGAGTTTTCTATGCCAACCAGACCGATCCGCACCATACTGCCCGCCTCGATTAG
- a CDS encoding TIGR03749 family integrating conjugative element protein: MMFIGIRKPHRYLAVLLLGFAFCLSAQADAPPMERIIWNKTPIRLTLQVGTERLVHFPGAVRINVPPERVSDLRTQSVDGTVYWLASSAFETTRILVQEIDSSRTFLLDLTASEKNGGTGPVTVLVPKQDGTEPSAETDYPRKGTPRLDYVTLTRFAAQQMYAPTRLLKNDPRIHRIPLHTPDEILLVRGGTVAARPLISWLSDGGLYITVAHLQNRSDLPLSLDPRDLHGQWLAATFQHARLLPAGKEADTTSVYLISARPFEESF, from the coding sequence ATGATGTTTATTGGTATCCGCAAGCCGCATCGTTACCTGGCGGTACTGTTGCTGGGTTTCGCATTCTGCCTTTCCGCCCAGGCGGATGCCCCACCCATGGAACGCATCATCTGGAACAAAACCCCTATCCGGTTGACGTTACAGGTAGGCACAGAGAGGCTGGTGCATTTTCCCGGCGCCGTGCGAATCAATGTGCCGCCGGAACGTGTATCGGACCTGCGCACCCAGAGCGTGGACGGCACCGTCTACTGGCTGGCCAGTTCAGCGTTCGAAACCACCCGTATCCTGGTCCAGGAGATCGATTCCAGCCGTACTTTCTTGTTGGACCTGACCGCCAGTGAGAAGAACGGCGGCACGGGACCGGTGACCGTCCTGGTGCCCAAGCAGGACGGCACAGAACCGTCTGCCGAGACTGACTACCCACGCAAGGGAACGCCTCGACTGGATTACGTCACCCTGACCCGCTTCGCCGCCCAGCAGATGTACGCGCCCACCCGGTTGCTAAAGAATGATCCGCGCATCCACCGGATACCGTTGCACACGCCAGATGAAATTCTTCTGGTGCGTGGCGGCACCGTCGCCGCCAGGCCTCTGATCAGCTGGCTGAGCGACGGTGGCCTCTACATCACCGTCGCGCACCTGCAGAACCGGTCTGATCTGCCTCTCTCCCTGGACCCACGCGACCTGCACGGACAATGGCTGGCCGCCACCTTCCAACACGCCCGGCTTCTGCCGGCAGGCAAGGAGGCCGATACCACCAGCGTCTATCTCATCTCCGCCCGGCCATTCGAGGAGTCCTTCTGA
- a CDS encoding TIGR03746 family integrating conjugative element protein, which yields MQYRHAIDNATAHIRSLWIVIALLCLIIAFAFYGWHHTPEQLRIHIPPDLRSGTVQQVGEIPPANVYAFTHYIFQQINRWPKNGEQDYGKRLYTLAAYMTPRFQASLNADIDLRGRRGELAYRTRVVSELPGHGYEERRVDLRGNGVWVVWLDLQIRETVQGMEVKDTVIRYPLRVVRYEVDPESNPWGLALDGFAEEPRRMTEEELKEKRS from the coding sequence ATGCAGTACCGGCACGCCATCGATAATGCCACAGCGCACATTCGCTCTCTGTGGATCGTCATCGCCCTGCTCTGCTTGATCATTGCCTTTGCCTTCTATGGCTGGCACCACACCCCTGAACAGCTGCGGATTCATATCCCACCGGACCTGCGCTCAGGCACCGTGCAGCAGGTCGGGGAGATCCCACCGGCCAATGTCTACGCCTTCACTCATTACATCTTCCAGCAAATCAACCGTTGGCCGAAGAACGGTGAGCAGGATTACGGCAAACGCCTCTATACCCTCGCAGCCTATATGACCCCCCGTTTTCAGGCATCCCTGAATGCGGACATCGATTTGCGCGGACGACGCGGAGAGCTAGCCTACCGCACCCGGGTGGTCAGTGAGTTGCCGGGCCACGGTTATGAGGAACGGAGGGTTGATCTTAGAGGCAATGGTGTCTGGGTAGTCTGGCTCGACCTGCAGATCCGGGAGACAGTCCAGGGCATGGAGGTAAAGGACACCGTGATCCGCTATCCACTACGGGTGGTGCGCTACGAGGTAGATCCCGAGTCGAACCCCTGGGGCCTGGCCCTGGACGGGTTCGCCGAAGAGCCGCGTCGGATGACGGAAGAGGAATTGAAGGAGAAGAGATCATGA
- a CDS encoding TIGR03750 family conjugal transfer protein — MEYKPFLADRLNTEPLIFRGCSSSELGVICLVAALFWFPVGLTMAALAGAVMMGLGVAALAVIATIVVVASLFQRLKRGRPDGYYQQMIITRLHDRGWYRSRLVRRSGTWDLGRRL, encoded by the coding sequence ATGGAGTACAAACCCTTCCTGGCCGACCGGCTCAACACGGAACCGCTCATCTTCCGGGGCTGTTCCTCTTCTGAGCTAGGGGTCATCTGCCTCGTGGCCGCTCTGTTCTGGTTTCCCGTGGGTCTGACCATGGCCGCCCTGGCAGGGGCGGTGATGATGGGCCTGGGGGTGGCCGCCCTGGCGGTGATTGCCACAATTGTGGTGGTCGCTTCCCTATTTCAGCGGCTCAAACGCGGTCGGCCGGATGGCTACTACCAGCAGATGATTATCACCCGTCTTCACGACCGGGGCTGGTATCGCAGCCGCCTGGTCCGCCGTAGCGGAACCTGGGATTTGGGAAGGAGGCTCTGA
- a CDS encoding TIGR03745 family integrating conjugative element membrane protein has protein sequence MKAITRITHQVTAALCLLASATTSALAALPAAVAPSTAPAAGNWLELIKGYVKDGGVVLGLTVSVLGFIWIAYTGISKFNEARNGKAEWAEVGLLGIVGGALLLFVTYLLTEAAAVI, from the coding sequence ATGAAAGCCATCACACGCATCACCCATCAAGTCACCGCTGCTCTGTGCCTGCTGGCATCTGCAACTACCAGCGCCCTGGCCGCGCTACCTGCCGCCGTTGCACCTTCCACTGCCCCCGCCGCCGGTAACTGGCTGGAGCTGATCAAGGGCTACGTCAAGGACGGAGGCGTCGTACTCGGACTGACCGTCTCGGTACTGGGATTCATCTGGATCGCCTACACCGGCATTTCCAAGTTCAACGAGGCCCGCAACGGCAAGGCTGAGTGGGCCGAGGTTGGGCTGCTGGGTATCGTCGGCGGCGCCCTGCTGCTGTTCGTCACCTACCTGCTGACCGAAGCGGCTGCTGTCATCTAA
- a CDS encoding DUF3262 family protein: protein MNAAQQAAFAAGSGVTHANLLLGIALIIMTLALLWLAWLAFAQMRQWRAGGDFFDFLWRIVRGGILLMFLGWFIR, encoded by the coding sequence ATGAACGCCGCCCAGCAGGCCGCCTTTGCCGCCGGATCCGGCGTGACCCACGCCAATCTGTTGCTGGGTATCGCCCTGATCATTATGACCCTAGCCCTGCTGTGGCTAGCGTGGTTGGCGTTTGCGCAGATGCGGCAATGGCGTGCTGGCGGCGACTTTTTTGATTTTCTTTGGCGCATCGTCCGCGGGGGCATCCTGTTGATGTTCCTCGGGTGGTTCATTCGCTAA
- a CDS encoding RAQPRD family integrative conjugative element protein translates to MRSTLPHRMLLVISLSLISITVTADSDGERAALARLIHELETLAPLIQEAEAQAEPDARIHFQYDWLRQDLARVRMGIAEHINTPRAEPRKVPPLKGDYRR, encoded by the coding sequence ATGAGATCCACATTACCCCATCGCATGCTGCTGGTCATTAGCCTAAGCCTGATCTCTATAACCGTGACAGCGGACAGCGACGGCGAACGTGCGGCCCTGGCCCGGCTAATTCACGAACTGGAGACATTGGCACCGCTCATCCAGGAAGCCGAAGCCCAAGCTGAACCAGACGCCCGTATCCATTTTCAGTACGACTGGCTGCGCCAGGATCTGGCGCGAGTGCGTATGGGTATTGCCGAACATATCAACACACCGCGTGCAGAACCGCGCAAGGTTCCGCCCTTGAAGGGCGACTACCGCCGCTGA